A genomic window from Microbacterium sp. ET2 includes:
- a CDS encoding DUF6226 family protein — protein sequence MTYLRPRLSTPAFRDRDGRVIDYGDRWSGSPPDDTYSVVTHPERFAPLHAVADALIEHLRDTYDVVVEQGEDVVADLLHPVHHDVVKAVRLRPIGPSFASLTFVLTGHPGVHVHAGLLHDFAYPVCSCDACDSTWEHEADRLERQVLAVVNGQYREGISFREGDPWLAYALGSPDGPSSGGFRAHGMSPESVQAAQDVLQNLAGPWSAWPSASKRA from the coding sequence ATGACATACCTGCGCCCACGCCTGTCGACGCCGGCCTTCCGAGACCGTGACGGCCGCGTCATCGACTACGGCGACAGGTGGAGCGGCTCGCCGCCGGACGACACGTATTCGGTCGTCACCCATCCAGAGCGCTTCGCGCCGTTGCACGCCGTCGCCGACGCTCTCATCGAGCATCTGCGGGACACCTACGACGTTGTCGTCGAGCAGGGCGAGGACGTCGTTGCCGACCTTCTGCACCCGGTTCACCACGACGTCGTGAAGGCGGTGCGGCTCCGACCCATCGGTCCTTCGTTCGCCTCACTGACTTTCGTCCTCACCGGCCATCCGGGAGTGCATGTCCACGCGGGCCTGCTTCACGACTTCGCCTATCCCGTGTGCAGCTGCGACGCCTGCGACTCGACGTGGGAGCACGAAGCCGATCGACTGGAACGCCAGGTTCTCGCAGTGGTGAACGGGCAATACAGGGAAGGGATCTCCTTCCGGGAGGGAGACCCTTGGCTCGCATACGCGCTCGGCTCGCCGGACGGCCCATCGTCCGGCGGATTCCGAGCGCACGGCATGTCGCCGGAGAGCGTTCAGGCGGCGCAGGACGTCCTCCAGAATCTCGCCGGACCCTGGTCTGCCTGGCCGTCGGCCTCGAAGAGGGCCTGA
- a CDS encoding 5'-3' exonuclease: MPDRLMLLDSASLYFRAFYGVPDTVKAPDGTPVNAVRGFLDIIAKLVTTYEPTRLVACWDDDWRPQWRVDLIPSYKAHRVAEIVAGGHDVEVVPDPLEAQVPMIRETLDALRIPIAGASDYEADDVIGTLATTATVPVDIVTGDRDLFQLVDDDRDVRVVYTARGMSNLEVITGDVVAKKYGVRPDQYADFATLRGDTSDGLPGVSGVGEKTAASLLAQHDDLAGIIAAAEAGAGMSAGVRSKILAALPYLEVAPRVVGVARDLDVTVTGDDLTPLDSPATAAARELAERWALGGSMDRVLSAIGVADA; the protein is encoded by the coding sequence ATGCCGGATCGCCTGATGCTGCTCGACTCCGCGTCCCTGTACTTCCGCGCGTTCTACGGCGTGCCCGACACGGTGAAGGCGCCCGACGGCACGCCCGTGAACGCCGTACGCGGTTTCCTCGACATCATCGCGAAGCTGGTGACGACCTACGAGCCGACGCGACTGGTGGCGTGCTGGGATGACGACTGGCGCCCGCAGTGGCGTGTCGATCTCATCCCCTCCTACAAGGCGCATCGCGTCGCCGAGATCGTCGCGGGCGGGCACGATGTCGAGGTGGTGCCCGATCCGCTCGAAGCGCAGGTGCCGATGATCCGCGAGACGCTCGATGCTCTGCGGATCCCTATCGCCGGGGCATCCGACTACGAAGCGGACGACGTCATCGGCACGCTGGCGACGACAGCGACGGTGCCGGTCGACATCGTGACAGGTGATCGGGATCTCTTCCAGCTCGTGGACGATGATCGCGATGTTCGAGTCGTCTACACGGCACGCGGCATGAGCAACCTCGAGGTGATCACCGGCGATGTGGTGGCGAAGAAGTACGGTGTGCGACCCGACCAGTATGCGGACTTCGCCACTCTCCGCGGAGACACGTCCGACGGGCTTCCCGGTGTCAGCGGGGTCGGTGAGAAGACCGCGGCCAGCCTGCTGGCGCAGCACGACGATCTGGCGGGCATCATCGCGGCGGCCGAGGCCGGCGCGGGGATGTCCGCGGGGGTGCGGTCCAAGATCCTGGCCGCACTCCCCTATCTCGAGGTGGCTCCGCGAGTCGTCGGCGTCGCGCGCGATCTCGACGTCACTGTGACCGGTGACGACCTGACTCCCCTCGATTCCCCGGCGACAGCGGCCGCGCGTGAGCTCGCCGAGCGCTGGGCGCTGGGCGGATCGATGGATCGCGTTCTTTCGGCGATCGGCGTCGCGGACGCGTAG
- a CDS encoding acylneuraminate cytidylyltransferase has translation MSDVVAIIPARGGSKGVPRKNLRRVGGIPLVGRAIQAARRCDLIDRVCVSTDDDEIAAVAEEWGAEVIRRPADLSGDTASSESAILHALDELEAREIHVGVVAFLQATSPFIDSEALAGAIRLVQQRRRDSVFSAIETYGFLWRKGTGDCAEAINHRADHRPRRQDREPHYLETGAFYVMRARGFRTVRHRFFGSIGIAEVSERTAIEVDSFAELEVARALAPLVDAPEPLDVDAVVTDFDGVHTDDTVTVTESGVEAVRVSRADGMGVARLRRAEIPFLILSTEENPVVSARGRKLRVEVLQGVEDKAGALRGWAEAARIPLSRIAFLGNDVNDVPAMDIVGWPVAVGDADPVVMSAARVVLDRRGGDGAVRELAERVLRARSDSISLPSLHQNRTTP, from the coding sequence ATGAGCGATGTCGTCGCCATCATCCCCGCCCGCGGCGGATCGAAGGGGGTCCCCCGCAAGAACCTGCGCCGCGTCGGCGGCATCCCTCTCGTCGGTCGCGCGATCCAGGCCGCCCGGCGCTGCGATCTCATCGACCGCGTCTGCGTCTCGACCGACGACGACGAGATCGCCGCCGTCGCCGAAGAGTGGGGGGCCGAGGTCATCCGCCGCCCCGCCGACCTCTCTGGCGACACGGCGAGCTCGGAGTCGGCGATCCTCCACGCGCTCGACGAGCTCGAGGCGCGAGAGATCCACGTCGGAGTCGTCGCGTTCCTGCAGGCGACCTCTCCGTTCATCGACAGCGAGGCGCTCGCCGGGGCGATCCGTCTGGTGCAGCAGCGCCGTCGCGACAGCGTGTTCTCGGCGATCGAGACGTACGGCTTCCTGTGGCGCAAGGGCACCGGCGACTGCGCCGAGGCGATCAACCACCGCGCCGACCATCGTCCGCGCCGGCAGGACCGGGAACCGCACTACCTCGAAACGGGTGCGTTCTACGTCATGCGAGCCCGGGGCTTCCGCACGGTGCGGCATCGCTTCTTCGGCAGCATCGGGATCGCCGAGGTGTCCGAGCGCACCGCGATCGAGGTCGACTCGTTCGCCGAGCTCGAGGTGGCCCGCGCCCTGGCGCCTCTCGTCGACGCGCCCGAACCCCTCGATGTCGATGCGGTCGTCACCGACTTCGACGGTGTGCACACTGATGACACCGTCACCGTGACCGAGTCCGGCGTCGAAGCCGTGCGCGTCAGCCGCGCCGATGGAATGGGCGTGGCACGGCTGCGACGCGCCGAGATTCCGTTCCTCATCCTCTCGACCGAGGAGAACCCGGTCGTCAGCGCCCGGGGACGAAAGCTCCGTGTCGAGGTTCTCCAGGGGGTAGAGGACAAGGCCGGCGCGCTCCGCGGCTGGGCCGAGGCCGCACGCATCCCGCTGTCGCGGATCGCCTTCCTCGGCAACGACGTCAACGATGTGCCCGCGATGGACATCGTGGGCTGGCCCGTCGCCGTCGGCGACGCCGACCCCGTCGTCATGAGCGCGGCGCGCGTCGTCCTCGACCGCCGCGGGGGCGATGGCGCCGTGCGAGAGCTCGCCGAGCGCGTGCTCCGCGCCCGGAGCGACTCGATCTCCCTCCCCTCCCTCCACCAGAACAGGACCACCCCATGA
- a CDS encoding N-acetylneuraminate synthase family protein, with protein MTVTIGSRVIGGGHPAYIIGEIGLNHNGDVEIAKRLIDVAADAGVDAVKFQKRTPEISTPEHMRDIPRETPWGTMSYLDYRRRVEFDRDQYIEISDHAILRGLEWFASPWDVPSVAFLEDLGVVAHKVASACLTDRALLGALRDTGKPVILSTGMSTMAQITAAVEVLGTDDLVLLHATSTYPMEPEEANLRMIPALRDRFPGVPVGYSGHERGLQVSLAAVALGAVAVERHITLDRTMWGSDHAASLEPAGLQHLVRDIRIIEAALGDGVKRVYDSEQGPLAKLRRVTT; from the coding sequence ATGACCGTCACGATCGGCTCTCGCGTCATCGGAGGCGGCCACCCCGCCTACATCATCGGCGAGATCGGACTGAACCATAACGGCGACGTCGAGATCGCCAAGCGCCTCATCGACGTCGCCGCCGACGCGGGCGTCGACGCGGTGAAGTTCCAGAAGCGCACCCCCGAGATCTCGACCCCCGAGCACATGCGCGACATCCCGCGCGAGACGCCCTGGGGCACGATGAGCTACCTCGACTACCGTCGCCGGGTCGAATTCGACCGCGACCAGTACATCGAGATCTCCGACCACGCGATCCTGCGGGGACTGGAGTGGTTCGCCTCGCCGTGGGATGTCCCCAGCGTCGCCTTTCTCGAAGACCTCGGGGTCGTCGCGCACAAGGTGGCCTCCGCCTGCCTCACCGACCGCGCCCTCCTCGGCGCCCTCCGCGACACCGGCAAGCCGGTCATCCTCTCGACCGGCATGTCGACCATGGCGCAGATCACGGCGGCCGTCGAGGTGCTCGGCACCGATGACCTCGTGCTTCTGCACGCGACGTCGACCTACCCGATGGAGCCCGAGGAGGCCAACCTCCGCATGATCCCGGCACTGCGCGACCGGTTCCCCGGAGTGCCCGTGGGGTACTCCGGTCACGAACGCGGCCTGCAGGTCTCGCTCGCCGCTGTCGCGCTGGGGGCCGTCGCCGTCGAACGCCACATCACGCTCGACCGGACGATGTGGGGCTCCGACCACGCCGCGTCACTCGAGCCCGCCGGCCTCCAGCACCTCGTGCGCGACATCCGGATCATCGAGGCAGCCCTCGGCGACGGCGTCAAGCGCGTGTACGACAGCGAGCAGGGCCCGCTGGCCAAGCTGCGCCGCGTCACGACGTGA
- a CDS encoding DUF6716 putative glycosyltransferase, with translation MPRLRVIGIADTDSYVKWTAALVGSAPADWERSMRILDTPLAVSNEQQRAALSTSGLSAEAVTRVTFEQLRQSVTADPPDVVILGARGPLVRVLSRLFAGLPRRPVIVTGLPGISIPATRKALIYRQGADLFVVHSQRERVEFAALSAHTGIRHRFALATLPFAAAAARGSARERDDSSSDIVFAAQAVVPRERADRLEVAQMLRRAALADADRRVVVKLRAAQGEHQTHLERDSYPDLLRSLGPLPENLVVSTEPMQSALDHAAGLVTISSTAAIEAIARDIPVLALDIFGVSPALINVVFEGSGVLGSEDDLIAGRFRLPTEAWRRENYLHDPDEDDWTAAVERFVDLRRRGLLAEATLRTGRGGRLRSAWERRTVLGPMDPSPVGRFALMVGVPARAVVQTVQRARARSQVSRSAGPMSSR, from the coding sequence ATGCCGAGGCTCCGAGTCATCGGCATCGCCGACACCGACTCGTACGTGAAGTGGACCGCGGCCCTCGTCGGGAGCGCCCCGGCCGACTGGGAACGCTCGATGCGGATCCTCGACACTCCGCTCGCCGTCTCGAACGAGCAGCAGCGCGCAGCGCTCTCCACCAGCGGTCTGTCGGCGGAAGCGGTCACTCGTGTGACCTTCGAGCAGCTGCGGCAGAGCGTGACCGCCGACCCGCCCGACGTCGTGATCCTCGGTGCTCGGGGCCCGCTCGTGCGCGTCCTGTCGAGGCTCTTCGCCGGTCTGCCTCGCAGACCGGTCATCGTCACGGGGCTGCCCGGCATCTCGATCCCCGCCACGCGGAAGGCGCTCATCTACCGCCAAGGCGCCGACCTCTTCGTCGTCCACTCGCAGCGCGAACGGGTCGAGTTCGCCGCGCTGTCGGCTCACACCGGCATCCGACACCGCTTCGCCCTCGCCACCCTCCCTTTCGCCGCCGCCGCAGCGCGAGGGAGCGCGCGTGAGCGCGACGACAGTTCGTCGGACATCGTCTTCGCCGCCCAGGCGGTGGTCCCGCGCGAGCGCGCCGACCGACTCGAGGTCGCACAGATGCTCCGACGTGCCGCTCTCGCCGACGCCGACCGCCGCGTCGTCGTCAAGCTCCGAGCCGCACAGGGGGAACACCAGACCCATCTCGAGCGCGATTCCTATCCCGATCTTCTCCGTTCGCTCGGGCCGCTCCCCGAGAATCTCGTCGTCTCGACCGAGCCGATGCAGTCGGCGCTCGATCACGCGGCCGGCCTCGTCACGATCAGCTCCACGGCGGCGATCGAGGCGATCGCCCGCGACATCCCGGTTCTCGCCCTGGATATCTTCGGTGTCTCGCCCGCCCTCATCAACGTGGTCTTCGAGGGAAGCGGGGTGCTCGGGAGCGAGGATGACCTCATCGCCGGCAGATTCCGGCTCCCGACCGAAGCGTGGCGGCGGGAGAACTACCTCCACGATCCGGACGAGGATGACTGGACCGCAGCGGTCGAGCGGTTCGTCGACCTCCGGCGGAGGGGACTCCTCGCCGAGGCGACACTGCGCACTGGCCGCGGCGGGCGGCTTCGATCGGCGTGGGAGCGGAGGACTGTGCTGGGACCGATGGACCCGTCACCGGTCGGACGGTTCGCCCTCATGGTCGGCGTTCCTGCTCGGGCCGTCGTGCAGACCGTGCAGCGCGCCCGCGCCCGGAGTCAGGTGTCGCGTTCTGCGGGGCCGATGTCTTCGCGGTGA
- a CDS encoding methionine/alanine import family NSS transporter small subunit yields the protein MTGVAIAFLILSIVIVWGGLAVSILFLRSRPEPAEYPPGGTDDHREDIGPAERDT from the coding sequence GTGACCGGTGTCGCCATCGCATTTCTGATCCTGTCCATCGTCATCGTCTGGGGTGGGCTGGCCGTCAGCATCCTGTTCCTGCGCTCGCGTCCCGAGCCCGCCGAGTATCCCCCGGGCGGGACGGACGATCACCGCGAAGACATCGGCCCCGCAGAACGCGACACCTGA
- a CDS encoding sodium-dependent transporter, whose amino-acid sequence MTQNAPASSAAARPREQWTGQVGFILSAIGSAVGLGNIWRFPGVAYENGGGAFLIPYLVALLTAGIPILFLDYALGHRFRGAAPTAFRRIGRSLGRFTESLGWFQVAIAFVIGLYYTAVIAWALSYFVFSFDLRWGDDTATFFQADYLQVGDPGLSLEFVPGVLIPLALVWIAAILVLAAGVAKGLQRANVIFLPILIAAFLILVVRALFLDGAADGLNALFTPNWAALGDPNVWIAAYSQIFFSLSIAFGIMITYASYRRRRSNLTSPGLVVAFANSSFEILAGIGVFATLGFFAFQQGIQVAELEGLTGVGLSFITFPAIVSQMPGGPLFGCLFFGSLTLAGFTSLISVLQVVSAAFQEKFQLTPRAAATAVGSVSAVLSILLFSTTTGLLALDVTDQYANNVGIVASAVLTTVVVIWVLRGGPELRYHLNAVSTFQVGRVWVLLVGVLAPIVLAYMLIQRIVVLIVEGYGGLPEWYLLVFGWGTIAFLVVAAVVMSALRWRHSPDDFRAWPSFPPEGQAANRKEHAK is encoded by the coding sequence GTGACCCAGAACGCCCCCGCCTCTTCGGCAGCGGCACGGCCCCGCGAACAGTGGACCGGCCAGGTCGGGTTCATCCTGTCGGCCATCGGCTCGGCGGTCGGCCTCGGCAACATCTGGCGCTTTCCGGGGGTCGCCTACGAGAACGGCGGTGGGGCGTTCCTCATCCCCTATCTGGTCGCACTCCTGACCGCGGGCATCCCGATCCTGTTCCTCGACTACGCCCTCGGGCACCGCTTCCGGGGCGCCGCGCCCACTGCGTTCCGCCGGATCGGCCGATCGCTGGGGCGCTTCACCGAGTCGCTCGGATGGTTCCAGGTCGCGATCGCCTTCGTCATCGGCCTCTACTACACGGCCGTGATCGCGTGGGCGCTCAGCTACTTCGTCTTCTCCTTCGATCTGCGCTGGGGCGACGATACGGCGACCTTCTTCCAGGCCGACTACCTCCAGGTCGGCGACCCCGGGTTGAGCCTGGAGTTCGTGCCGGGCGTGCTCATCCCGCTCGCCCTGGTGTGGATCGCCGCGATCCTCGTTCTGGCCGCGGGCGTGGCCAAGGGCCTCCAGCGGGCGAACGTCATCTTCCTTCCCATCCTCATCGCGGCCTTCCTGATCCTCGTCGTCCGCGCCCTCTTCCTCGACGGCGCAGCCGACGGGCTGAACGCGCTGTTCACCCCGAACTGGGCGGCCCTGGGCGATCCCAACGTGTGGATCGCGGCGTACAGCCAGATCTTCTTCTCGCTGTCGATCGCCTTCGGCATCATGATCACCTACGCCTCCTATCGGCGTCGGCGGTCGAATCTGACCTCCCCCGGCCTGGTCGTGGCGTTCGCGAACTCGTCGTTCGAGATCCTCGCCGGCATCGGCGTCTTCGCGACACTGGGGTTCTTCGCTTTCCAGCAGGGCATCCAGGTCGCCGAGCTCGAAGGCCTCACCGGCGTGGGGCTGTCCTTCATCACCTTCCCCGCGATCGTGTCGCAGATGCCCGGCGGCCCGCTGTTCGGCTGCCTGTTCTTCGGCTCGCTCACCCTCGCCGGCTTCACCTCGCTGATCTCCGTGCTCCAGGTGGTCTCGGCGGCGTTCCAGGAGAAGTTTCAACTGACCCCGCGCGCGGCGGCCACCGCCGTGGGCTCGGTCTCGGCGGTGCTGTCGATCCTGCTCTTCTCGACCACCACCGGCCTTCTGGCCCTCGATGTCACCGATCAGTACGCCAACAACGTCGGCATCGTCGCCTCGGCGGTGCTCACCACCGTCGTGGTCATCTGGGTGCTCCGTGGCGGGCCCGAACTGCGGTACCACCTCAACGCGGTGTCGACCTTCCAGGTCGGACGCGTGTGGGTGCTGCTCGTGGGCGTCCTTGCTCCGATCGTGTTGGCCTACATGCTGATCCAGCGCATCGTCGTGCTGATCGTGGAAGGGTACGGCGGTCTTCCGGAGTGGTACCTGCTGGTCTTCGGCTGGGGCACGATCGCATTCCTCGTCGTCGCGGCGGTCGTGATGTCGGCGCTGAGGTGGCGCCACTCGCCGGACGACTTCCGCGCGTGGCCGTCGTTCCCGCCCGAAGGTCAGGCCGCGAACCGGAAGGAGCACGCGAAGTGA
- a CDS encoding FUSC family protein, translating to MRLTSAIRAPRRAPLLQVAKSAIATVAAWLIAGWLIQGPPPVFAAIAALLVVQPSLNQSFAKAIERSVGVIVGVAIASGLGMVFGDATWVVLVAIIVALVVAWTARVTAGTANQVAISAVLVLALGATTPDYAVDRILETIIGAIIGMVVHIVMVPPVAVTPAHEAVDRVGEELARSLERLADALTAQQTRPQIEELMLTVRLLRPMVADADEAIATARDSLSLNPRARRYRRELDEIEQLLARFGPVVTQTIGMTRAVYDHYDASLATEPAVLAIADQLRRAAHDIRLDLRRAPRSGDAQPTATTTIPALTAPLQLTAPSATNWIVVGSLMEDLRRIHDQAQRGESVTGRR from the coding sequence ATGCGACTGACCTCGGCGATCCGCGCCCCCCGTCGCGCGCCCCTGCTGCAGGTGGCCAAGTCCGCGATCGCGACCGTGGCAGCGTGGCTCATCGCGGGCTGGCTCATCCAGGGCCCTCCCCCGGTGTTCGCCGCGATCGCCGCGCTTCTGGTGGTGCAGCCGAGCCTCAACCAGTCGTTCGCGAAGGCGATCGAACGAAGCGTCGGCGTCATCGTCGGTGTGGCCATCGCCTCCGGGCTCGGAATGGTGTTCGGCGACGCCACCTGGGTCGTCCTGGTCGCCATCATCGTCGCCCTGGTCGTGGCATGGACGGCCCGCGTGACCGCGGGAACGGCGAACCAGGTCGCCATCAGCGCGGTGCTCGTGCTCGCCCTGGGCGCCACCACCCCCGATTACGCCGTCGACCGCATCCTCGAGACGATCATCGGCGCGATCATCGGCATGGTGGTGCACATCGTGATGGTGCCGCCGGTCGCCGTGACCCCCGCACACGAAGCCGTCGACAGAGTGGGCGAGGAACTCGCCCGATCGCTCGAACGCCTCGCCGATGCGCTCACCGCACAGCAGACGCGTCCGCAGATCGAAGAGCTCATGCTCACCGTCCGGCTGCTGCGACCGATGGTGGCCGACGCCGACGAGGCGATCGCGACGGCACGCGACTCGCTCTCCCTCAATCCGCGCGCCCGGCGGTACCGGCGGGAGCTCGACGAGATCGAGCAGCTTCTCGCCCGCTTCGGACCCGTCGTGACCCAGACGATCGGGATGACACGTGCCGTCTACGACCATTACGACGCCAGCCTCGCCACCGAGCCCGCTGTCCTTGCGATCGCCGATCAGTTGCGTCGAGCGGCCCACGACATCCGTCTGGATCTGCGCCGCGCCCCCCGATCGGGCGATGCGCAGCCGACGGCGACGACCACCATCCCCGCGCTGACCGCTCCCCTGCAGCTCACGGCACCGTCGGCGACGAACTGGATCGTCGTGGGCTCGCTGATGGAGGACCTGCGCCGGATCCACGATCAGGCTCAGCGAGGGGAATCCGTGACGGGCCGTCGATAG
- a CDS encoding SDR family oxidoreductase: MSRVLVFGGHGKVAMLLAPLLVSRGDEVTAVIRNPAHADEVAATGATPRVADIEQLDTVALAELVAGHDAIVWSAGAGGGDAARTYAVDRDAAIRSMDAAGRAGVARYVMVSWLGSKADHGVPEDDDFFPYADAKLAADDHLRGSDLEWTVLGPGALLDEPGTGRITIDPEGRGAVPRHDVAAVVAAALHEPATIRRTLRFGGGEQPIAEAVVGSDAR; this comes from the coding sequence ATGTCTCGGGTGCTGGTTTTCGGTGGACACGGCAAGGTCGCGATGCTTCTGGCGCCGCTGCTGGTCTCGCGCGGGGACGAGGTGACCGCGGTCATCCGGAATCCCGCCCACGCCGACGAGGTCGCGGCCACCGGTGCGACGCCCCGTGTGGCCGACATCGAGCAGCTCGACACCGTGGCGCTCGCCGAACTCGTGGCGGGGCACGACGCGATCGTCTGGTCGGCCGGCGCCGGCGGTGGGGATGCCGCGCGCACGTACGCGGTGGACCGCGACGCGGCGATCCGCTCGATGGACGCTGCGGGCCGGGCCGGTGTCGCGCGCTACGTGATGGTGTCGTGGCTGGGGTCCAAGGCCGATCACGGCGTGCCCGAGGACGACGACTTCTTCCCCTACGCCGACGCGAAGCTGGCTGCTGACGATCATCTTCGCGGCAGCGATCTGGAATGGACGGTGCTCGGACCGGGCGCTCTCCTGGACGAACCCGGCACGGGGCGCATCACCATCGATCCGGAGGGACGCGGCGCAGTACCGCGTCACGATGTCGCCGCCGTCGTCGCCGCGGCGCTGCACGAACCCGCGACCATCCGGCGGACGCTGCGCTTCGGCGGGGGAGAGCAGCCGATCGCCGAGGCCGTCGTCGGGTCAGACGCGCGGTAG
- a CDS encoding MarR family winged helix-turn-helix transcriptional regulator gives MSGEARERDDDVDLLIDAWSRRLPDIDLTPLDVMSRLRRVALRLARLRAEAFFSAGLSVWEFDVLAALRRAEDPHELSPAQLIESTMIGSAAMTNRLEKLAARGLVERRPNPRDGRGVLVRLSAEGTERVDAAMTELVRREAEELAGLSREEQGLLTRLLGRLLS, from the coding sequence ATGAGCGGGGAGGCCCGGGAGAGGGATGACGACGTCGATCTGCTGATCGACGCCTGGTCCCGTCGGCTCCCCGACATCGATCTCACGCCGCTCGACGTCATGTCGCGGTTGCGGCGCGTCGCCCTTCGGCTGGCCCGACTCCGGGCCGAGGCCTTCTTCAGCGCGGGGCTGTCGGTGTGGGAGTTCGACGTGCTGGCCGCCCTTCGCCGCGCGGAGGATCCGCACGAACTGAGCCCCGCTCAGCTGATCGAATCCACCATGATCGGCAGTGCGGCCATGACCAACCGCCTGGAGAAGCTCGCTGCCCGCGGCCTCGTCGAACGGCGACCCAACCCGCGTGACGGTCGGGGTGTGCTGGTGCGGCTGAGCGCCGAGGGGACCGAGCGGGTCGACGCTGCGATGACGGAGCTCGTCCGGCGGGAAGCCGAGGAGCTCGCGGGGCTGTCCCGCGAGGAGCAGGGTCTGCTCACCCGTCTTCTCGGGCGCCTGCTGAGCTGA
- the rpsA gene encoding 30S ribosomal protein S1 — MTTATTAPATKQVAINDIGSAEDFLAAVEKTLKFFNDGDLIEGTVVKIDRDEVLLDVGYKTEGVIPSRELSIKHDVDPNEVVGVGDHVEALVLQKEDKEGRLILSKKRAQYERAWGDVEKIKETDGVVTGQVIEVVKGGLIVDIGLRGFLPASLIELRRVRDLTPYLGQEIEAKILELDKNRNNVVLSRRALLEQTQSESRTTFLNNLHKGQVRKGTVSSIVNFGAFVDLGGVDGLVHVSELSWKHIEHASEVVEVGQEVTVEILEVDLDRERVSLSLKATQEDPWQVFARTHAIGQIAPGKVTKLVPFGAFVRVADGIEGLVHISELSGKHVELAEQVVSVGEEVFVKIIDIDLERRRISLSLKQANESVDPYGTEFDPALYGMVTEYDENGEYKYPEGFDPETNQWKEGFDEQREAWEQDYAAAQARWEAHKAAVIKALEAEANAPAAESTGSSAFTSDSSAGGTLADDEALAALREKLSGR; from the coding sequence ATGACTACCGCAACGACCGCCCCGGCCACCAAGCAGGTCGCGATCAACGACATCGGATCTGCCGAGGACTTCCTGGCCGCGGTCGAAAAGACCCTGAAGTTCTTCAACGACGGAGACCTCATCGAAGGCACCGTCGTGAAGATCGACCGCGACGAGGTGCTCCTCGACGTCGGCTACAAGACCGAGGGCGTCATCCCCTCGCGCGAGCTCTCCATCAAGCACGACGTCGACCCCAACGAGGTTGTGGGCGTCGGCGACCACGTCGAGGCCCTCGTCCTTCAGAAGGAGGACAAGGAAGGCCGCCTGATCCTGTCCAAGAAGCGCGCACAGTACGAGCGCGCCTGGGGCGACGTGGAGAAGATCAAGGAGACCGACGGCGTCGTCACCGGCCAGGTGATCGAGGTCGTCAAGGGTGGCCTCATCGTCGACATCGGCCTGCGCGGGTTCCTTCCCGCCTCGCTCATCGAGCTGCGTCGCGTCCGTGACCTCACCCCGTACCTCGGGCAGGAGATCGAGGCGAAGATCCTCGAACTCGACAAGAACCGCAACAACGTCGTCCTCTCGCGTCGGGCCCTGCTCGAGCAGACGCAGTCCGAGTCGCGCACCACGTTCCTGAACAACCTGCACAAGGGTCAGGTCCGCAAGGGCACGGTCTCGTCGATCGTCAACTTCGGTGCCTTCGTGGACCTCGGCGGCGTGGACGGCCTCGTGCACGTCTCCGAGCTGTCGTGGAAGCACATCGAGCACGCGTCCGAGGTCGTCGAGGTGGGCCAGGAGGTCACCGTCGAGATCCTCGAGGTCGACCTCGACCGCGAGCGCGTCTCCCTGTCGCTGAAGGCGACGCAGGAGGACCCGTGGCAGGTCTTCGCCCGCACCCACGCGATCGGTCAGATCGCGCCGGGCAAGGTCACCAAGCTCGTGCCGTTCGGCGCCTTCGTCCGCGTCGCGGACGGCATCGAGGGTCTCGTGCACATCTCCGAGCTCTCGGGCAAGCACGTCGAGCTCGCCGAGCAGGTCGTCTCGGTCGGTGAAGAGGTCTTCGTCAAGATCATCGACATCGATCTCGAGCGTCGCCGCATCTCGCTGTCGCTGAAGCAGGCCAACGAGTCGGTCGACCCCTACGGCACCGAGTTCGACCCCGCCCTCTACGGCATGGTCACCGAGTACGACGAGAACGGGGAGTACAAGTACCCCGAGGGCTTCGACCCGGAGACCAACCAGTGGAAGGAAGGCTTCGACGAGCAGCGCGAGGCCTGGGAGCAGGACTACGCCGCCGCCCAGGCGCGCTGGGAAGCCCACAAGGCCGCCGTCATCAAGGCCCTCGAGGCCGAGGCCAATGCCCCCGCGGCAGAGTCGACGGGATCGTCCGCATTCACCTCCGACTCTTCCGCCGGCGGCACGCTGGCCGACGACGAGGCGCTCGCCGCGCTCCGTGAGAAGCTGTCGGGTCGCTGA